ACCAAGTGACAAAAAGTGTACGAAAGGATGACAGACTGTTTACTACTATAATCCACCTAGTAATTTGAAAAAAATACTAAAAAAACTATTTTCCGAGCACCTTTTATACCATTGCATCGTCTATAATGACGAAAGAAGAATAGGAGGATGAGGAAATGAACGATCACGAACTTATACGTGAGATACTTACAGGTGATCAACAAGCGATCCAGCAATTACATGAGCGCTATGTGGATCGAATTTTTCATTACATATACATACAGACGAATAGTTATCACGATACAGAAGAGTTGCTGCAAGATGTATTCTTTAAAGCTGCAAGACAACTTAGTCGATTTGAAGGGAAGTCATCCTTTAAAACGTGGATTTTTAAAATTGCTCGAAATGTCGTTATCGATTATTACCGGAAGCAGAATAAGGAGCGCCTCTCAATTTCAATGGACCAAGATGTAATTGAAAACATGGGAGGAAAGGATGAATCAGCAGAGAACACGGTCCTTCGTCATATACAAGTTGATGAAGTCCTTAAAACGATAGATAAACTTCCAGTCCATTATCAAACGGTACTCCATTTGAGGTTTATCGAGGACTTTTCAATTAAAGAAACAGCAGAAATCATGGGTAAAACTACTCTTTCTGTAAAATCAATGCAGCGAAGAGCAAGACAAGCTTTGTCAGAACAAGTTAAGCTGGAGGTGAGTAGCTAATGAAAGACGGTAAACAGCCTAACGATGAACTTCGTAACATATTGAAACAACAGACAATGAAAAGCTCCAAAGAAGCACGTGATAAAAGCCTTCATGCATTCGAAGAAGGACTTAAAGACGTCATAGAATCACAACAAAAAGAACAGAAGAGGAAAAAACTTCGCCAACGCTTAATCGGTAGTGTCGCTACAGTTGCAGCTGCAGGAATCGCAGGACTTTTAATCTTAAATAGTACTTTCTTACAAGGTGACTCATTAGTAAATGATGCAAACACTGGTGTTGGTGGAGGAGAGAACGGCGAATTACCCTATGCTGAAGAAAATGAGGTTTTAATAGAAAGAGTGC
The Bacillus shivajii DNA segment above includes these coding regions:
- a CDS encoding RNA polymerase sigma factor — encoded protein: MNDHELIREILTGDQQAIQQLHERYVDRIFHYIYIQTNSYHDTEELLQDVFFKAARQLSRFEGKSSFKTWIFKIARNVVIDYYRKQNKERLSISMDQDVIENMGGKDESAENTVLRHIQVDEVLKTIDKLPVHYQTVLHLRFIEDFSIKETAEIMGKTTLSVKSMQRRARQALSEQVKLEVSS